Proteins encoded in a region of the Pelmatolapia mariae isolate MD_Pm_ZW linkage group LG16_19, Pm_UMD_F_2, whole genome shotgun sequence genome:
- the coch gene encoding cochlin gives MPQLSVLLPLTGLFFLLSSVLGSEVSVPYPVTCTTRGADLTQDTVVVLCPPQCTQWRMSVFGTGVYAAVSSICGAAVHRGILGPAGGPVRVHRLQGRHNYISSYAHGIHSQALSHWTASFSLTKPINVPQELISETSTTALPAAARPVKKLLKKPSVKKALAGGNKDCQMDIAMVIDSSSNIGQRRFNLQKNFIAKLAAMLRVGPIGPHIGLIQASDSPRTEFLLTNYTQPKELLFAIKELAYLGGDSNTGKAIMHTAETFFSQENGGRRGHPRVMMVLIDGWPSDDLDQAAMLARESGINVFLVSVAKPAPEELSMVRDKDFMKKAVCKDNGFFSYPIPSWFSTTKHIRPLIQRLCSLDGLLCSKTCYNSVNIGFLIDGSSSVGDGNFQLVLEFLAGIARSFEISDVGAHIGAVQFTYEQRLEFGLSDYSNKDDAINALRRISYMSGGTSTGSAISYTTQNLFRRTGPGRNFLIVVTDGQSYDDVRGPAMAAHKQGITIFSVGVAWAPLDDLKAMSSEPKDSHTFFTREFSGLSEFIPPVVRGICRDFTENN, from the exons ATGCCTCagctgtctgtgctgctgccTCTGACAG GCCTTTTCTTCCTGCTCTCCTCAGTACTTGGCTCAGAAGTTAGTG TGCCCTATCCAGTGACCTGTACAACACGTGGAGCAGACCTGACCCAGGACACCGTGGTGGTTTTATGTCCACCACAGTGCACACAGTGGAGGATGTCTGTGTTTGGGACAGGAGTCTATGCTGCTGTCTCATCCATCTGTGGAGCTGCGGTCCACAG AGGTATCCTGGGCCCAGCTGGGGGCCCTGTTAGGGTTCATAGGCTGCAGGGACGGCACAACTACATCAGCTCGTATGCCCACGGTATACACTCACAGGCCCTGTCTCACTGGACCGCCTCCTTCAGCCTCACCA AGCCCATTAATGTTCCACAGGAGCTGATCAGCGAGACCAGCACCACAGCTCTTCCTGCAGCTGCGCGACCAG taaagaaactgctgAAGAAGCCATCAGTGAAAAAAGCCCTGGCAGGTGGGAATAAAG ATTGTCAGATGGACATTGCGATGGTGATTGACAGCAGCAGCAATATTGGGCAGCGGAGGTTTAACCTGCAGAAGAACTTTATTGCCAAACTGGCGGCTATGCTAAGAGTCGGACCAATAGGACCTCACATTGGGTTAATACAGGCCAG TGACTCTCCCAGGACAGAGTTCCTACTGACTAACTACACTCAACCTAAAGAGCTGTTGTTTGCTATTAAGGAGCTGGCCTACCTAGGAGGAGACTCCAATACAG GTAAAGCCATCATGCATACAGCAGAGACCTTTTTCTCTCAGGAGAATGGGGGGAGAAGGGGTCACCCCCGGGTGATGATGGTGTTAATTGATGGCTGGCCATCTGATGACCTGGACCAGGCGGCCATGTTGGCCAGAGAGAGTGGGATCAATGTCTTTCTGGTGTCTGTGGCCAAACCAGCGCCTGAGGAGCTCAGCATGGTTCGAGACAAAGACTTCATGAAGAAG GCTGTGTGTAAAGATAACGGTTTCTTCAGTTATCCAATCCCCAGCTGGTTCAGCACCACCAAACACATCAGACCTCTCATTCAGAGACTCTGTTCACTAGACGGCCTGCTCTGTA gTAAAACCTGTTACAATTCTGTGAACATCGGCTTTCTCATCGATGGTTCATCTAGCGTTGGGGATGGAAATTTCCAACTTGTCCTGGAATTCCTAGCAGGAATTGCAAGAAGCTTTGAAATCTCAGATGTGGGAGCTCACATTG GTGCAGTGCAGTTCACCTATGAACAGAGGTTAGAGTTTGGCCTGTCTGACTACTCAAACAAGGACGATGCCATCAATGCTCTGAGAAGGATCTCCTACATGAGTGGAGGAACATCGACCGGTTCAGCCATAAGCTACACCACTCAGAACCTGTTCAG ACGAACAGGACCGGGTCGCAATTTTCTCATAGTGGTGACAGATGGCCAATCATACGATGACGTCAGAGGCCCAGCAATGGCTGCACATAAGCAAG GCATTACCATCTTCTCAGTGGGCGTGGCGTGGGCGCCCCTGGATGATCTCAAAGCGATGTCATCAGAGCCAAAGGACAGCCACACTTTCTTCACCAGAGAGTTCAGCGGCCTTTCTGAGTTTATCCCACCAGTGGTCCGAGGCATTTGCAGAGACTTCACTGAGAATAACTGA